A genomic stretch from Helianthus annuus cultivar XRQ/B chromosome 1, HanXRQr2.0-SUNRISE, whole genome shotgun sequence includes:
- the LOC110944316 gene encoding transmembrane protein 184C: protein MDISSLNREELTMLGAGACTMLTLHFSSQLASQHLYYWKNPKQQSAIMIIILMAPIYAVYSFVGVLDLKSSKPFLLLLDLIKESYEALVVVKFLALLYSYVDMDVSKDIVPDGIKGREIRLGFPMTIWQPRAIYMNHQTLKLLKYCTWQFAVTRPTCSILMIGLRLLGMYPSSVSWAFTVILSMSFYVALYSLLVFYHAFAKELKPHKPVAKFSCIIGIIFFGFWQGALIELLVRSGVIKSHHFWLEVEHVGEAIQNVVILVELVLFSVFQQYAFHFESYSGDVQTMLQKGKKKE from the exons ATGGACATCAGTAGCTTAAATCGCGAAGAGCTTACGATGCTGGGAGCTGGTGCTTGCACTATGCTTACTCTGCATTTTTCATCCCAACTTGCTTCACAGCATCTTTATTACTGGAAAAATCCAAAGCAACAAAGCGCCATTATGATAATTATTCTTATGGCCCCGATTTATGCTGTTTATTCTTTTGTGGGTGTGCTGGATCTCAAGAGTAGCAAACCGTTTCTCCTGCTTTTGGATCTGATTAAAGAATCTTACGAGGCATTG GTTGTTGTTAAGTTTCTTGCTTTACTTTATAGCTATGTGGATATGGATGTTAGCAAAGATATAGTTCCTGATGGAATCAAGGGAAGGGAAATTCGTCTTGGGTTCCCGATGACTATTTGGCAA CCTCGTGCAATTTATATGAATCACCAAACGTTGAAGCTTCTGAAGTACTGCACTTGGCAGTTTGCTGTCACACGACCCACATGCTCAATTCTCATGATTGGTTTACGGTTACTTGGAATGTATCCTAGTTCGGTCAGCTGGGCATTCACTGTTATCCTTAGCATGTCATTTTACGTGGCTTTGTATTCTTTACTAGTCTTTTACCATGCTTTTGCAAAGGAATTGAAGCCTCACAAGCCAGTAGCAAAGTTTTCATGCATCATTGGGATCATCTTCTTCGGTTTTTGGCAG GGGGCACTTATCGAGTTGTTAGTAAGATCAGGTGTCATAAAATCACATCATTTCTGGCTGGAAGTAGAGCATGTTGGGGAAGCGATTCAAAATGTTGTGATCCTTGTTGAGTTGGTTCTATTTTCGGTTTTCCAACAATACGCATTTCACTTTGAATCGTATAGTGGAGATGTCCAGACGATGCTGCAAAAGGGGAAAAAGAAGGAGTGA